One region of Sandaracinaceae bacterium genomic DNA includes:
- a CDS encoding peroxiredoxin, with amino-acid sequence MALRINDIAPNFTAESTAGTVTLHEWIGDGYAILFSHPKDFTPVCTTEFGAVARLVPEFAKRNTKVMGVSVDSVEDHKKWKRDIEAFAGAPADFPIIDDTSLAVAKAYDMLPADAYLPDGRTPAHSATVRTVFIIGPDKKVRLTMTYPMSVGRNFAEIMRALDAVRATDGVPLATPADWKPGEDVIVGLALNDDAARDKFGELDIKLPYLRFAKAPKA; translated from the coding sequence ATGGCACTTCGCATCAACGACATCGCTCCCAACTTCACCGCCGAGTCGACCGCCGGGACGGTCACCCTCCACGAGTGGATTGGGGATGGCTACGCCATCTTGTTCTCGCACCCGAAGGACTTCACGCCCGTGTGCACCACCGAGTTCGGCGCCGTGGCGCGCTTGGTCCCCGAGTTTGCCAAGCGCAACACCAAGGTGATGGGCGTCTCGGTGGACAGCGTGGAAGACCACAAGAAGTGGAAGCGCGACATCGAGGCCTTCGCGGGCGCGCCGGCCGACTTCCCGATCATCGACGACACGTCGCTCGCGGTGGCGAAGGCGTACGACATGCTCCCGGCCGACGCCTACCTGCCGGACGGCCGCACGCCCGCGCACAGCGCCACGGTGCGCACGGTGTTCATCATCGGGCCCGACAAGAAGGTGCGCCTGACCATGACGTACCCCATGTCGGTGGGCCGCAACTTCGCGGAGATCATGCGCGCCTTGGACGCGGTGCGCGCCACTGATGGGGTGCCGCTCGCCACGCCGGCCGACTGGAAGCCGGGCGAGGACGTCATCGTGGGCCTGGCGCTCAACGACGACGCCGCGCGCGACAAGTTCGGCGAGCTGGACATCAAGCTGCCGTACCTGCGCTTCGCCAAGGCCCCGAAGGCCTGA
- a CDS encoding serine/threonine protein kinase: MATGAMLLESYFGLGSAVAALIVVGVLAHAMDDASRWPARVAVFVTVSHLALATLCELTNLPIHRVDWQGHASSVPVRIVMHLGIASSYLMAHVYGRRLRLESTLAQAGLDEAAHAVALGEALLAEARTELEAARSAGRGRFTGVRMGHFVLGTLLGRGGMGEVYEARDTEGTRAAVKVLRFGRGSLEGRTLTRFEQESRILSSIASPFLVKVLEVSGEDDEFPFIAMEQLSGLDLERYLVRYGELTPEEVLVMVHDVAHALDAAHRHGVVHRDLKPANIFRTLVEGEASWRVLDFGIALLRQSDARITTQQQLGTVGYMAPEQRIEGADVDARADVYALAVVTLECLTLFNPVVTNLDRTLGSWSPDAIARADEALSELPASVASVLRRALSDDPMARHRDCIRFATALAAAHAVGESHVGQTEAAEFEALPTVAGPRRRSDPNVLRVEALGG, encoded by the coding sequence ATGGCCACCGGCGCCATGCTGCTCGAGTCTTACTTCGGGCTCGGTTCGGCCGTGGCGGCGCTCATCGTGGTGGGCGTCTTGGCGCATGCCATGGACGACGCCTCGCGCTGGCCCGCGCGAGTGGCGGTCTTCGTGACCGTCTCTCACCTGGCGCTCGCCACGCTGTGCGAGCTCACCAACCTGCCCATCCATCGCGTGGACTGGCAGGGTCACGCCTCCTCGGTGCCCGTGCGCATCGTGATGCACCTCGGCATCGCGTCCTCCTACCTGATGGCGCACGTCTACGGTCGACGGCTGCGCCTCGAGAGCACGCTGGCGCAAGCCGGCCTCGACGAAGCTGCACACGCCGTGGCCCTCGGCGAGGCGCTGCTGGCCGAGGCGCGCACCGAGCTCGAGGCGGCGCGCTCGGCGGGGCGCGGGCGCTTCACGGGGGTGCGCATGGGACACTTCGTGCTGGGTACGCTGCTGGGGCGTGGTGGTATGGGAGAGGTCTACGAGGCCCGCGACACCGAGGGCACCCGGGCGGCCGTGAAGGTGCTGCGCTTCGGGCGTGGGTCACTCGAGGGGCGAACGCTGACGCGCTTCGAGCAGGAGAGCCGCATCCTGTCGAGCATCGCCTCGCCCTTCTTGGTGAAGGTGCTGGAGGTCAGCGGCGAGGACGACGAGTTCCCGTTCATCGCGATGGAGCAGCTGAGCGGCCTGGACCTCGAGCGCTACCTGGTGCGCTACGGCGAGCTCACCCCCGAGGAGGTGCTGGTGATGGTGCACGACGTCGCGCACGCCCTCGACGCCGCGCACCGCCACGGCGTGGTGCACCGCGATCTCAAGCCGGCGAACATCTTCCGCACGCTGGTGGAGGGCGAGGCCTCCTGGCGCGTGCTCGACTTCGGCATCGCGCTGCTGCGGCAGTCGGACGCGCGCATCACCACCCAGCAACAGCTCGGCACGGTGGGCTACATGGCACCCGAGCAACGCATCGAGGGCGCGGACGTGGACGCGCGGGCCGACGTGTACGCGCTGGCGGTGGTCACCCTCGAGTGCCTCACGCTGTTCAACCCCGTGGTGACCAACCTGGACCGCACGCTGGGCAGCTGGTCACCCGACGCCATCGCGCGGGCGGACGAGGCCCTCTCGGAGCTTCCCGCCAGCGTGGCCAGCGTGCTTCGACGCGCGCTCTCCGACGACCCCATGGCGCGGCATCGGGACTGCATCCGCTTCGCCACGGCGCTGGCCGCAGCCCATGCCGTGGGGGAGTCGCACGTGGGTCAGACCGAGGCCGCAGAGTTCGAGGCGCTGCCCACCGTCGCCGGGCCACGCCGCCGCAGCGACCCCAACGTGCTGCGAGTCGAAGCGTTGGGTGGTTAG
- a CDS encoding putative metal-binding motif-containing protein codes for MTTPIARILLLAAVVSGCGEAETSVDAGADADAPCTNAAGCDDGLFCTGMESCTPDSPLADARGCIAAAAPPCAVAMCNEAQDVCGGCDDDLDGDGARSIACGGNDCDDEDETRFPGNLEVCDVAGVDEDCDPLSLGDVDLDEDQQVDDACCNGARCGLDCDDQRSNVHRLAPEVCDGFDNNCNTETDEGLLVNSWPDLDEDDYGDAAATPTTGCSVPTGRADRGGDCDDGNDAIHPDADEPCNAVDDDCDDMTDEGGAAACETEFPGSVALCTSGECIITGCTGNRFDCNGSFTDGCEVDVCTSVASCDGCNFPCWEAGAYCSGGECSHQRATASSGGTLRDVTTGEPIAGATITFIGTCATYTATTNAAGEYDLPHRPVSWARIEAPGYPTHIQPRNDDTGFGPIVSQAALDAWLATQTVTVDPTRAIILANMLPDGAPGDLIFTARDGTQLYADANVLTPGDTGDRVLMNVLPGRATVGGSREINGCYYNCGPLVELMLEAGAVTVAGGFSCVGVCS; via the coding sequence GTGACGACCCCCATCGCTCGCATCCTGCTCCTCGCGGCCGTTGTCTCAGGCTGTGGTGAGGCTGAAACCTCCGTTGACGCTGGCGCGGACGCAGACGCCCCATGCACGAACGCCGCCGGCTGTGACGACGGCCTGTTCTGCACCGGGATGGAGAGCTGCACTCCCGACAGCCCGCTCGCCGACGCCCGCGGATGCATAGCGGCCGCGGCCCCACCGTGCGCGGTGGCGATGTGCAACGAGGCGCAGGACGTCTGCGGCGGGTGCGACGACGACCTGGATGGAGACGGTGCTCGCTCCATCGCCTGCGGCGGGAACGACTGCGACGATGAAGACGAGACGCGCTTCCCGGGGAACCTGGAGGTCTGTGACGTGGCGGGTGTCGACGAGGACTGTGACCCGCTGAGCCTCGGAGACGTGGACCTCGACGAGGACCAGCAGGTGGACGACGCGTGCTGCAACGGTGCGCGCTGCGGCTTGGACTGCGACGACCAACGCTCGAACGTGCATCGGCTCGCCCCCGAGGTGTGCGACGGCTTCGACAACAACTGCAACACCGAGACCGACGAAGGGTTGCTGGTGAACTCCTGGCCCGATCTCGACGAAGACGACTATGGAGACGCCGCAGCCACACCCACGACCGGGTGCTCGGTGCCCACGGGGCGAGCGGACCGTGGCGGGGACTGCGACGACGGAAACGATGCCATCCATCCCGACGCGGACGAGCCCTGCAACGCGGTGGACGATGACTGCGACGACATGACCGACGAAGGCGGTGCGGCGGCCTGCGAGACGGAGTTCCCGGGCTCGGTCGCCCTCTGCACGAGCGGGGAGTGCATCATCACTGGCTGCACGGGGAACCGCTTCGACTGCAACGGGAGCTTCACGGATGGCTGCGAGGTCGATGTGTGCACCAGCGTCGCGAGCTGTGACGGGTGCAACTTCCCCTGCTGGGAGGCGGGGGCGTACTGCTCCGGAGGGGAGTGCTCGCACCAGCGCGCCACGGCGTCGAGCGGCGGCACGCTGCGCGACGTGACCACGGGGGAGCCCATCGCGGGTGCCACCATCACCTTCATCGGGACGTGCGCCACGTACACGGCTACGACCAACGCGGCGGGAGAGTACGACCTCCCCCACCGTCCGGTGAGCTGGGCGCGCATCGAAGCGCCGGGCTATCCCACCCACATCCAGCCGCGCAACGACGACACGGGGTTCGGCCCCATCGTATCGCAAGCAGCCTTGGACGCGTGGCTCGCCACGCAGACCGTCACCGTCGATCCCACGCGCGCCATCATCCTGGCCAACATGCTCCCGGACGGCGCCCCCGGAGACCTCATATTCACCGCGCGAGACGGGACACAGCTCTACGCCGACGCCAACGTGCTGACGCCCGGCGACACCGGCGACCGCGTCCTGATGAACGTCTTGCCCGGCCGCGCGACCGTTGGTGGGTCGCGCGAGATCAACGGGTGCTACTACAACTGCGGGCCGCTGGTGGAGCTGATGCTCGAGGCAGGCGCCGTCACCGTCGCGGGCGGCTTCTCGTGCGTTGGCGTCTGCTCCTGA
- a CDS encoding ester cyclase, producing MNEPTILAGPNSRILGAYSARMTAGDYDAVFDHFGEGFFSHVTERAHPESLDTDIRHVEARYYRDSKAAFPDGVWTVDVLVERDDIVVSNWTLTGTHTGAPFFGVPPSGKKVTINGTAILRFKDGKIVEHWGGPHCPRGIGIL from the coding sequence ATGAACGAGCCCACCATCCTCGCGGGACCCAACTCGCGCATCCTCGGCGCCTACAGCGCGCGCATGACCGCCGGCGACTACGACGCGGTCTTCGACCACTTCGGCGAGGGCTTCTTCAGCCACGTGACCGAGCGCGCGCACCCCGAGTCGCTCGACACGGACATTCGCCACGTGGAGGCGCGCTACTACCGCGACAGCAAGGCCGCCTTCCCGGACGGCGTGTGGACCGTGGACGTGCTGGTGGAGCGTGACGACATCGTGGTCTCCAACTGGACGCTGACCGGCACGCACACCGGCGCGCCGTTCTTCGGCGTGCCACCGTCGGGCAAGAAGGTGACCATCAACGGCACGGCCATCCTGCGGTTCAAAGACGGCAAGATCGTGGAGCACTGGGGCGGCCCGCACTGCCCGCGGGGGATCGGGATTCTCTGA
- a CDS encoding sigma-54-dependent Fis family transcriptional regulator: MSDELDHKGLLELDPLGGEIRFAGQRAVLLDAVAMGVLRKYMVDHLGLPAARSLLTQFGFSHGWRMAEAIEKDFRWETPLEWQQAGLRVAALQGLFELDVGDPLSRSGAMLRGSYEAEQHLLHFGPGETPACWSIAGLISGYLSRTLGADILVLEDRCVAMGHGSCHLVGRSREEWGADRADELQYFSAEHLVSSLDVTLGRAVTTLKTAEPKLKLRRRGVAEPDTVVAPLYVTANSPAMRAVVDLACRVAKVDSTILITGESGVGKERVAQLVHEESTRADGPFVAINCGAVTESLLESELFGHVRGAFTGATQDRVGLFDAANKGTILLDEIGEISPGMQVKLLRVLQEREIRRVGENKTRPIDVRVIAATNRDLAAGVAAGTFRQDLYYRIKVVELHVPPLRERREDILPLARLLLSEAALRMKRNMAQLSPAAAEQLLGYEWPGNVRELANVMERAVALARGVRVEDEDLPDEITQATPPAKPVKGGVRPLDMVEQEYILAALAANDGNQTATAAQLEIGSATLYRKLKRYREIEAES; encoded by the coding sequence ATGTCTGACGAACTCGACCACAAAGGGCTCCTGGAGCTCGATCCCCTCGGGGGCGAGATTCGTTTCGCTGGCCAGCGCGCCGTCCTGCTCGACGCGGTCGCCATGGGCGTCCTCCGGAAGTACATGGTCGATCACCTCGGCCTGCCCGCGGCGCGCAGCCTCCTGACTCAGTTCGGGTTTTCCCATGGCTGGCGCATGGCGGAGGCCATCGAGAAGGACTTCCGATGGGAGACCCCGCTCGAGTGGCAGCAGGCCGGGCTCCGGGTCGCCGCGCTCCAAGGCCTGTTCGAGCTCGACGTGGGCGACCCCCTCTCGCGCTCTGGCGCGATGTTGCGCGGCTCGTACGAGGCCGAGCAGCACCTGCTCCACTTCGGCCCGGGCGAGACCCCGGCGTGCTGGAGCATCGCCGGTCTGATCAGCGGCTACCTCAGCCGCACGCTGGGCGCCGACATCTTGGTGCTCGAAGACCGTTGCGTAGCCATGGGCCATGGGAGCTGTCACCTCGTCGGACGCTCGCGGGAGGAGTGGGGCGCAGACCGCGCCGATGAGCTCCAGTACTTCTCGGCAGAGCACCTCGTCTCGTCGCTCGACGTCACGCTGGGACGGGCGGTGACCACGCTCAAGACGGCCGAGCCGAAGCTGAAGCTTCGTCGCCGAGGGGTCGCCGAGCCAGACACGGTCGTGGCGCCGCTCTACGTCACCGCGAACAGCCCAGCGATGCGTGCGGTCGTCGACCTCGCGTGCCGTGTCGCCAAGGTCGACTCGACCATTCTCATCACGGGCGAGAGCGGCGTGGGCAAGGAGCGCGTCGCGCAGCTGGTGCACGAAGAGTCGACACGCGCCGATGGGCCTTTTGTGGCGATCAACTGCGGCGCAGTGACCGAGAGCTTGCTCGAGAGCGAGCTCTTCGGACACGTGCGCGGCGCGTTCACCGGCGCGACCCAAGACCGGGTGGGGCTCTTCGACGCCGCGAACAAGGGCACGATCCTGCTCGACGAGATCGGCGAGATCTCTCCGGGCATGCAGGTGAAGCTCCTCCGCGTGCTCCAGGAGCGCGAGATCCGAAGAGTGGGCGAGAACAAGACCCGGCCGATCGACGTGCGGGTGATCGCCGCGACGAACCGAGACCTCGCGGCCGGTGTCGCGGCGGGCACGTTCCGGCAAGACCTCTACTACCGCATCAAGGTCGTGGAGCTGCACGTCCCTCCGCTCCGCGAGCGCCGAGAGGACATCCTCCCGCTCGCGCGGCTCCTCCTCAGCGAGGCGGCGCTCCGGATGAAGCGGAACATGGCGCAGCTCTCCCCCGCAGCGGCGGAGCAGCTGCTCGGATACGAGTGGCCCGGGAATGTGCGCGAGCTCGCGAACGTCATGGAGCGCGCGGTGGCGCTCGCTCGGGGTGTTCGGGTCGAGGACGAGGATCTGCCGGACGAGATCACCCAGGCCACGCCGCCTGCCAAACCGGTGAAGGGCGGGGTCCGACCCCTCGACATGGTCGAGCAGGAGTACATCCTGGCCGCGCTCGCGGCGAACGACGGGAACCAAACGGCCACGGCGGCGCAGCTGGAGATCGGCTCGGCCACGCTCTATCGCAAGCTGAAGCGCTATCGCGAGATCGAGGCGGAGAGCTGA
- a CDS encoding prenyltransferase: MPLPDTAQGVLPFTAREDPRAEQLRTAPLRTRWWYALKPASWPKLLVPAVLGQGAGALHAGRVSVLGLGVGAAFSVLLLVFIVLLNDWSDAEVDRVKRAMYPRECSPKTLPDGLLSPRALLTAGLGALALGLVAAFAGARASGTPLLGWSALACAGIFAAYSLPPLRLNYRGGGELLEALGVGLALPAWNALSQGGVALPAVLVDMLPAFVVLSLGSALASGLSDENSDRAGGKRTFTTLFGNARVRRAVEACVLVAAVLFVGVPGVLYAGLWPALPRGVDALVGGAVGSVAALVAWVRMRAVTPPPATDAFASQALFKQRLHGAIWYGSVAVWLTRALMMERA, encoded by the coding sequence ATGCCTCTCCCCGACACCGCGCAGGGCGTGCTGCCCTTCACCGCCCGTGAGGATCCGCGCGCGGAGCAGCTGCGCACAGCGCCCCTCCGCACGCGCTGGTGGTACGCGCTCAAGCCGGCCAGCTGGCCCAAGCTGTTGGTGCCGGCCGTGCTGGGGCAGGGCGCCGGGGCGCTGCACGCGGGGCGCGTGAGCGTGCTGGGGCTGGGCGTGGGCGCGGCGTTCAGCGTGCTCTTGCTGGTGTTCATCGTGCTGCTCAACGACTGGAGCGACGCCGAGGTGGACCGCGTGAAGCGCGCCATGTATCCACGCGAATGCAGCCCCAAGACGCTGCCCGACGGGCTGCTGTCGCCCCGCGCGCTGCTCACGGCGGGGCTCGGGGCGCTCGCGCTGGGGCTCGTGGCGGCGTTCGCGGGTGCGCGTGCCAGCGGGACGCCGTTGCTGGGCTGGTCGGCGCTCGCCTGCGCGGGCATCTTCGCGGCGTACTCGCTGCCGCCCCTGCGCCTGAATTACCGCGGCGGGGGCGAGCTGCTGGAGGCCCTGGGCGTGGGCCTCGCGCTGCCCGCGTGGAACGCGCTTTCGCAGGGTGGCGTGGCGCTGCCCGCGGTGCTGGTGGACATGCTGCCCGCGTTCGTTGTGCTCTCGCTCGGGAGCGCCCTCGCCAGCGGCTTGAGCGACGAGAACAGCGACCGCGCCGGCGGGAAGCGCACGTTCACCACGCTGTTCGGCAACGCCCGCGTGCGGCGCGCCGTCGAGGCCTGTGTGCTGGTGGCTGCGGTGCTGTTCGTGGGGGTGCCTGGCGTGCTCTACGCAGGCCTCTGGCCCGCGCTGCCCCGCGGGGTGGACGCGCTCGTGGGCGGCGCGGTGGGCAGCGTGGCGGCGCTGGTGGCCTGGGTCCGCATGCGCGCCGTCACTCCGCCTCCGGCCACCGACGCGTTCGCGTCTCAGGCGCTCTTCAAGCAGCGCCTCCACGGTGCGATATGGTATGGCTCCGTGGCTGTGTGGCTCACTCGCGCGCTGATGATGGAAAGAGCATGA
- a CDS encoding magnesium transporter CorA family protein codes for MTQPQTRVYTHGVLTTQNCAISDISEHLAKEGTILWVDLYGPTAQELHALADELGLHELAVEDALGEHQRPKVDHYATHLFFACKAVSMDIGATKLVEHEIDAFIGDRWLITVRKHEDLSMAPVVARWDRSPDLAKHGVSFLLYGLLDVVVDGYFDAVEVFDTYYDDVSEGIFADTPLDPSKQKHWFEMRQALVRFHRITLPMREAISGLMRREHTAVAEPMYPYFQDVYDHVLRVTEATDSLRDLVSTIVETNLSLRDYRQNLIMKKVTSWAAIVAVPTLITGYYGMNIPFPGFGEQSAVITSGVLLVTCSVGLYIAFKRKGWL; via the coding sequence ATGACCCAGCCGCAGACCAGGGTGTACACGCACGGCGTCCTCACGACGCAGAACTGCGCGATCTCCGACATCTCGGAGCACCTCGCCAAGGAGGGCACCATCCTGTGGGTGGACCTGTACGGGCCCACCGCCCAGGAGCTCCACGCGCTCGCGGACGAGCTCGGCCTGCACGAGCTCGCGGTCGAGGACGCCCTCGGCGAGCACCAGCGGCCCAAGGTGGACCACTACGCCACGCACCTCTTCTTCGCCTGCAAGGCCGTCTCGATGGACATCGGCGCGACGAAGCTGGTGGAGCACGAGATCGACGCGTTCATCGGGGACCGCTGGCTCATCACCGTCCGCAAGCACGAGGACCTCTCCATGGCACCGGTCGTGGCGCGCTGGGACCGCTCGCCGGACCTCGCGAAGCATGGGGTCAGCTTCCTCTTGTACGGGCTGCTCGATGTGGTGGTGGACGGCTACTTCGACGCGGTGGAGGTCTTCGACACGTACTACGACGACGTGAGCGAGGGCATCTTCGCGGACACGCCGCTCGACCCGAGCAAGCAGAAGCACTGGTTCGAGATGCGCCAGGCGCTGGTGCGCTTCCATCGCATCACCCTGCCCATGCGCGAGGCCATCAGCGGGCTGATGCGGCGCGAGCACACCGCCGTGGCGGAGCCCATGTACCCGTACTTCCAAGACGTCTACGACCACGTGCTGCGCGTCACCGAGGCCACCGACTCGCTCCGCGATCTGGTCAGCACCATCGTCGAGACGAACCTCAGTCTGCGCGACTACCGGCAGAACCTGATCATGAAGAAGGTGACGAGCTGGGCGGCCATCGTCGCGGTGCCCACGCTCATCACGGGCTACTACGGCATGAACATCCCGTTCCCCGGCTTCGGGGAGCAGTCGGCGGTGATCACGTCGGGCGTCCTGTTGGTCACCTGCTCCGTCGGGCTCTACATCGCCTTCAAACGCAAGGGTTGGCTCTGA
- a CDS encoding prenyltransferase codes for MSSPPASVSRSSRAKAWLRAARPHAQANIALPIALGVAAAVGTGAALEAWMLWACAAFSVLDQLFIVFANDYADRHTDSAARTWVSGGSGVLVDGSLSPAHVRRAALAHLVGLLVLALVLVTRRPWMIAASLSAIVLMQLYSYAPVRLSHRGGGEWLQGAGIGLVLPWVGFYLVTGDPRAPLAILLPMVLFGVAGNISTAVPDLAADRAVGKRTLPVVVGDTRARIAGVFFQLCAMVLASWLARAQLSPLAQGLMACAALPWLLHLGLRAPLAYALIQGVSMTLWLLAFAWGLVGG; via the coding sequence ATGTCCAGCCCACCCGCATCCGTCTCGCGCAGCAGCCGCGCCAAGGCGTGGCTGCGCGCCGCGCGGCCCCACGCGCAGGCCAACATCGCGCTGCCCATCGCGCTGGGGGTCGCGGCGGCGGTGGGCACCGGCGCCGCGCTCGAAGCCTGGATGCTGTGGGCTTGCGCGGCGTTCTCGGTGCTGGACCAGCTCTTCATCGTGTTCGCCAACGACTACGCCGACCGCCACACGGACTCCGCCGCGCGCACGTGGGTGTCGGGCGGCTCCGGTGTGCTGGTGGACGGGTCGCTCAGCCCGGCCCACGTGCGGCGCGCGGCCCTGGCTCACCTCGTGGGGCTGCTGGTCCTCGCGCTCGTGCTCGTCACGCGCCGCCCGTGGATGATCGCCGCCAGCCTGAGCGCCATCGTGCTCATGCAGCTCTACAGCTACGCGCCCGTGCGCCTCTCGCACCGCGGCGGCGGCGAGTGGCTGCAGGGCGCGGGCATCGGCCTGGTGCTGCCGTGGGTGGGCTTCTACCTGGTCACGGGTGACCCGCGCGCGCCGCTCGCCATCCTGCTCCCCATGGTGCTCTTCGGCGTGGCCGGCAACATCAGCACCGCCGTCCCGGACCTCGCCGCCGACCGCGCCGTGGGCAAGCGCACGCTCCCCGTGGTGGTGGGCGACACGCGCGCGCGGATAGCCGGTGTGTTCTTCCAGCTGTGCGCCATGGTGCTGGCCAGCTGGCTCGCGCGCGCGCAGCTGTCTCCGCTGGCTCAGGGCCTCATGGCGTGCGCCGCCCTGCCCTGGCTGCTGCACCTGGGGCTTCGTGCGCCGCTCGCGTATGCGCTGATTCAGGGCGTGAGCATGACGCTGTGGCTGCTGGCATTCGCGTGGGGGCTCGTGGGCGGATAG
- a CDS encoding LysR family transcriptional regulator: MLPIDVVHDEGMRLEGVDLNLLVMLDALLNEPTVTRAARRMGLSQSATSHGLARLRQLLQDPLLVRTPKGMVPTERARALGPEVRAILERTERALRPLPAFDPRTHAATFRLGLDDATQAGMLPHLAAVVAAKAPDIRLVAVATPPAELGEALASGRLDAAVSLAPDAHRGIHSEPLLTYRSVCLVRRGHPQLAERLTLAGYLAAGHVVIATPGSSDADVERALDKRRRVRRVVISTSSPLAVPGIVSRTDLVATVPDRILPLLDRRLPLIVHKPPLALPSTTVCLLWHERTAHDAPMDFLRAEIRALFTSA; this comes from the coding sequence ATGTTGCCCATCGATGTGGTGCATGATGAGGGCATGCGGCTCGAAGGCGTGGATCTGAACCTGCTGGTCATGCTGGACGCGCTCCTGAACGAGCCCACCGTCACGCGCGCGGCGCGGCGCATGGGGCTCTCGCAGTCGGCCACCAGCCACGGCCTCGCGCGGCTGCGCCAGCTGCTGCAGGACCCGCTGCTGGTGCGCACGCCGAAGGGCATGGTGCCCACGGAGCGCGCCCGCGCGCTCGGGCCCGAGGTGCGCGCCATCTTGGAGCGCACCGAGCGCGCGCTGCGGCCGCTTCCTGCGTTCGACCCGCGCACCCACGCCGCCACGTTTCGGCTGGGCCTCGACGACGCCACGCAGGCGGGCATGCTCCCGCACCTCGCCGCGGTGGTGGCGGCGAAGGCTCCGGACATCCGACTGGTGGCGGTGGCCACACCTCCCGCAGAGCTCGGCGAGGCGCTCGCCAGCGGTCGGCTGGACGCGGCCGTGAGCCTCGCGCCCGATGCCCACCGAGGCATTCACAGCGAGCCCCTCTTGACCTACCGCAGCGTGTGCCTCGTGCGCCGTGGTCATCCCCAGCTGGCCGAGCGGCTCACGCTCGCGGGCTACCTCGCCGCAGGCCACGTGGTCATTGCCACTCCCGGCTCCTCCGACGCCGACGTGGAGCGCGCGCTCGACAAGCGCCGCCGCGTGCGCCGCGTGGTCATCTCCACCTCGTCCCCGCTGGCCGTGCCCGGCATCGTCTCGCGCACCGACCTGGTGGCCACCGTGCCGGACCGCATCCTGCCGCTGCTGGACCGGCGCCTCCCGCTCATCGTCCACAAGCCCCCGCTCGCGCTGCCCAGCACCACAGTCTGCCTGCTGTGGCACGAGCGCACCGCGCACGACGCCCCCATGGACTTCCTGCGCGCCGAGATCCGCGCGCTCTTCACCTCCGCGTGA
- a CDS encoding winged helix-turn-helix transcriptional regulator produces the protein MTARETAAGSLVQVLDSEFLRALTEPARLALMKVLLLEGPLDIASLAAHVPQDRSVVSRHLKVLEQAGIVAVTRRGRHRIYALDGVAFIRTLEDVLTKAKSLTAICCPPPATSSTPREG, from the coding sequence ATGACAGCGCGCGAGACAGCAGCCGGAAGCCTGGTACAGGTGCTCGACTCGGAGTTCCTGCGGGCCCTCACGGAGCCAGCGCGCCTGGCGCTCATGAAGGTGCTGCTGCTCGAAGGGCCGCTCGACATCGCGAGCCTGGCCGCGCACGTGCCACAGGACCGCTCGGTGGTGTCGCGCCACCTGAAGGTGCTCGAGCAAGCGGGCATCGTGGCCGTTACGCGCCGCGGCCGGCACCGCATCTACGCCCTCGACGGCGTGGCCTTCATCCGAACGCTGGAAGACGTCCTGACGAAGGCCAAGTCGCTGACCGCCATCTGCTGCCCGCCGCCGGCCACCTCGAGCACACCGCGCGAGGGATGA